Proteins from a single region of Apium graveolens cultivar Ventura chromosome 7, ASM990537v1, whole genome shotgun sequence:
- the LOC141674114 gene encoding uncharacterized protein LOC141674114, with product MENKVIADFSKWQLLVGDGKVENFSPDADTGEMLIKIPDQYVVHTTQNPIETFLRKFLDLYTYLSQESTDDAGDEDNDFRSAFIVEYLNSLNMSCIPKHELNIKVGVVVMLMRNLNQIMGLCNDTRMIVTSCKKNSIECEIFCGSHVGSKHLIPRIKMIPIDTSWPFEFKRIQFPLQICYAMTINKSQGQSLDTVGLYLPRAVLSHGHVYVSISRVTRLEGLHILIDSDDGERDMS from the exons ATGGAGAATAAAGTTATAGCAGATTTCAGTAAATGGCAGCTTTTAGTTGGCGATGGTAAAGTTGAGAACTTCAGTCCTGATGCAGACACTGGTGAAATGCTAATAAAGATTCCAGATCAATATGTTGTTCATACCACGCAAAATCCTATAGAAA CATTCTTGAGAAAATTCCTGGACCTCTACACATATCTTAGTCAGGAGTCAACTGACGATGCTGGTGATGAAGATAATGATTTCAGATCAGCATTTATAGTAGAGTACCTGAACTCATTAAATATGTCTTGCATTCCTAAGCACGAGTTAAACATCAAGGTTGGCGTCGTTGTCATGCTTATGAGAAATTTAAACCAAATTATGGGATTGTGTAACGACACGCGAATGATTGTGACATCATGCAAGAAGAATAGTATTGAGTGTGAAATATTCTGCGGATCCCATGTTGGGTCAAAACATTTGATCCCGAGGATAAAGATGATTCCAATAGATACCAGTTGGCCTTTTGAGTTTAAAAGAATCCAGTTCCCACTCCAGATTTGTTATGCAATGACAATTAATAAGAGCCAGGGCCAATCACTTGACACGGTTGGTCTATACCTTCCCAGAGCAGTGCTTTCTCATGGCCATGTCTACGTTTCCATCTCAAGAGTTACAAGATTAGAAGGTCTCCACATTCTCATCGACAGTGATGAtggtgaaagagatatgtcctaa
- the LOC141674115 gene encoding uncharacterized protein LOC141674115 has translation MQLQYPLLFPHGDIGYYREIPLNRPVKHSKRDVEVTESEDPDEKGARKYITMREFYNYKLMIRLSEGLTPHLGDAIQKGDINPSNIGKAIIIPASFTGSKRYMTLYFKDSIAICRTLGHPSLFLTITTNTKWPEIQRMLKHMPDVDVADAPDVVARVFKMKKRGLPHAHILIWLHPDDRPKTTEQIDKMVSAEIPNPEIDLVGYNAVSNYMIHGPCGPDYTKSPCMVKGNCIKHFPKRYNSHTFFDECGFPIYKRRRTGITINKKGVNLDNCFVVPFNRDLLVHFQCHMNLEICNNSRSLKYLLKYCLKGHVTATMCLRKTRTEASWRIFSFDIHSRWPSVERLPIHLPGEKHVSFKAGDVLEDVCEKPFPNARNYSYSEFPNKFTWHPRPGIWKERKRGDVIGRLFEVHLSSGELLYLRMLLLRKKGSRSFEDLKTVNGHIHETFKEGCVALGLLQNDNQWQEAITENSHTSLPPQLRAMFVNILAYSPISDPLRLWEANWQCMSHDIFIIRRHMLNDPHIYLSDEDLKNYALAGGVFFVYGSGGCDKTFLWQTLYCRLHSEGKIVLPVASCGIAAVLLPGGRTVHSRFHIPLKLDQDSTAGIRHGTDITELIQ, from the exons ATGCAACTTCAATATCCATTACTTTTCCCTCACGGAGATATTGGATATTACCGTGAGATCCCATTAAATAGACCTGTGAAGCATTCTAAGAGGGACGTAGAAGTTACCGAATCTGAAGATCCTGACGAAAAAGGTGCTAGAAAGTATATTACAATGAGAgagttttataattataaactaATGATACGTCTTTCAGAAG GTTTGACACCACATCTTGGAG ATGCAATACAAAAGGGAGATATAAATCCATCCAATATTGGTAAAGCAATCATTATTCCCGCTTCATTCACCGGAAGTAAGCGCTATATGACTCTGTATTTTAAAGACTCAATAGCAATATGTCGAACTTTAGGACATCCTTCATTGTTCCTTACTATAACCACTAATACAAAATGGCCCGAAATTCAGCGCATGTTAAAACATATGCCTGATGTTGATGTTGCTGATGCACCTGATGTTGTAGCCAGAGTCTTTAAAATGAAG AAGCGTGGATTGCCTCACGCTCATATATTAATTTGGTTGCACCCCGATGATAGACCTAAAACAACTGAGCAAATTGATAAAATGGTATCAGCTGAAATTCCCAATCCAGAAATTGATCTAGTTGGATATAATGCCGTGAGCAATTATATGATCCATGGACCATGTGGTCCTGATTATACTAAATCTCCATGCATGGTCAAAGGCAACTGTATAAAGCATTTTCCTAAGCG GTATAATTCTCATACATTTTTTGATGAGTGTGGATTCCCCATATATAAAAGAAGGAGGACTGGAATTACCATTAACAAGAAGGGGGTCAATCTTGATAATTGCTTTGTTGTCCCATTCAATCGCGATCTTTTGGTGCATTTTCAATGTCACATGAATCTGGAGATTTGCAATAATTCaagatcattaaagtaccttttaAAATACTGTCTAAAGGGTCATGTCACGGCAACAATGTGTTTGAGGAAAACACGTACAG AAGCATCTTGGAGGATATTTTCTTTTGACATTCATTCCCGTTGGCCATCGGTAGAGAGGTTACCGATACATTTACCAGGCGAGAAGCATGTTTCGTTTAAGGCTGGAGATGTCTTGGAGGATGTTTGCGAGAAG CCATTCCCAAATGCGAGGAATTATAGTTATTCTGAATTTCCAAATAAATTTACTTGGCATCCTCGACCTGGTATctggaaagaaaggaaaagagGAGATGTTATTGGGAGACTCTTTGAAGTGCATTTATCAAGTGGTGAACTATTATATCTCCGCATGTTGTTACTTAGGAAGAAAGGTTCCAGGTCTTTTGAAGATCTTAAAACTGTTAATGGACACATCCATGAAACATTCAAGGAAGGATGCGTGGCCCTTGGTCTTCTACAAAATGATAACCAATGGCAAGAAGCAATTACCGAGAACTCCCATACATCATTGCCTCCACAGTTACGAGCAATGTTTGTTAATATTTTGGCATATAGTCCTATTTCAGATCCACTTAGACTTTGGGAAGCTAATTGGCAATGTATGTCACATGATATTTTCATCATCAGGCGACATATGCTTAATGATCCTCATATATACCTATCAGACGAAGATTTGAAGAATTATGCACTTGCAG GTGGTGTTTTCTTTGTATATGGAAGTGGAGGATGCGACAAGACATTTCTGTGGCAGACATTATATTGTCGCCTTCATTCAGAAGGAAAGATTGTGCTTCCTGTTGCCTCATGTGGAATAGCAGCCGTATTATTGCCTGGTGGTAGAACTGTACATTCAAGATTCCATATTCCTTTGAAACTTGATCAGGACAGTACAGCCGGAATCAGACATGGAACCGATATTACAGAATTAATCCAATAA